In Rhododendron vialii isolate Sample 1 chromosome 9a, ASM3025357v1, the following are encoded in one genomic region:
- the LOC131301391 gene encoding plant UBX domain-containing protein 2, producing MDDVKDKVKGFMKKVNNPFSSSSSGKFKGPGRVLGSSSSGPTNPTPARPSHPSPAALNPKPLPPKAADSDRQVNDNMPKSETGLGSNPKPRTDSKPRTATGFDPFDTLITSGNRNKNGYSLNVFECPVCGRAYGSEQEVSSHVDSCLNSVEANNVGGGVELSESDGTSVSGNELETCVGAYVSGKPSDVSVEIVLRLLRNVVKEPENAKFRRVRMGNPKIREAVSEVTGGVELLECVGFGLREEDGEMWAVMEVPSEERILGIKKAISLLEPQKVEEMPSTAPSKIDEPVEPNKVDRQIRVFFSVPESEAAKIELPDSFYNISLEEAKRDADMRRKKMAESQLLIPKSYKEKQAKAARKRYKKTVIRVQFPDGVVLQGVFSPSEPTSALYEFVSLAVKEPSLEFELINPLAIKRRVIPHFPATGERAITLDEEDLVPSALIKFRPFETDSAVFTGLCNELLEISEPLVLGSAVAPI from the exons ATGGATGATGTGAAGGACAAGGTCAAGGGTTTCATGAAGAAAGTCAACAACCCATTCTCGTCATCTTCTTCTGGCAAATTCAAGGGCCCAGGCAGAGTTCTGGGTTCCTCCTCCTCGGGCCCCACCAACCCGACTCCGGCCCGGCCGAGCCACCCCTCTCCTGCTGCCTTGAATCCCAAGCCATTGCCCCCAAAAGCAGCTGATTCGGATCGCCAGGTGAATGACAACATGCCTAAAAGTGAAACGGGTTTGGGTTCGAATCCGAAACCAAGAACTGATTCGAAACCAAGAACAGCAACTGGGTTTGATCCTTTTGACACTCTGATCACCTCAGGTAACAGGAACAAAAATGGGTATTCTCTGAATGTATTTGAATGTCCTGTTTGTGGCCGTGCTTATGGGTCTGAACAAGAAGTCTCTAGTCATGTAGACAGTTGTTTAAATAGTGTAGAGGCCAATAACGTTGGTGGCGGTGTAGAATTATCTGAAAGTGATGGTACTTCTGTGTCTGGAAATGAATTAGAAACTTGTGTTGGTGCATACGTTTCCGGGAAGCCTTCAGACGTATCGGTTGAGATTGTTCTTAGgttgttgagaaatgttgtGAAGGAACCAGAAAACGCCAAGTTTCGGAGAGTTCGGATGGGGAATCCGAAGATACGGGAGGCTGTTAGTGAAGTTACTGGAGGAGTGGAGTTGTTGGAATGTGTCGGGTTTGGACTGAGAGAGGAAGATGGGGAGATGTGGGCAGTAATGGAAGTTCCTTCAGAGGAGCGAATCCTTGGAATTAAGAAGGCGATATCGTTATTGGAACCGCAAAAGGTTGAAGAAATGCCTTCTACAGCTCCATCTAAGATAGATGAACCGGTTGAGCCGAACAAGGTTGACAGACAG ATACGCGTGTTCTTCTCTGTTCCGGAAAGTGAAGCTGCTAAAATTGAGCTGCCGGATTCGTTTTATAACATTTCACTTGAAGAGGCTAAAAGAGATGCAGATATGAGGCGGAAAAAGATGGCAGAATCACAACTTTTAATCCCCAAGTCATATAAGGAAAAGCAGGCAAAAGCTGCAAgaaaaagatacaaaaaaacTGTAATCCGGGTCCAGTTTCCCGATGGAGTGGTGCTGCAAGGTGTCTTCTCTCCTTCGGAGCCAACTAGTGCTTTATACGAG TTTGTCAGCTTAGCAGTGAAAGAACCCAGCTTGGAGTTTGAGCTAATAAATCCTCTAGCGATCAAACGGCGTGTGATTCCTCATTTTCCCGCAACAGGGGAGAGAGCCATAACCCTTGACGAGGAGGATCTGGTCCCTTCAGCTCTTATCAAGTTCAGACCATTTGAAACAGATTCCGCTGTTTTCACCGGTCTCTGCAACGAACTCCTTGAAATCAGTGAACCGCTTGTATTGGGTTCGGCTGTTGCTCCAATTTAG